From the genome of Neomonachus schauinslandi chromosome 5, ASM220157v2, whole genome shotgun sequence, one region includes:
- the TMEM52B gene encoding transmembrane protein 52B yields MDMPYLILEKQFSPMGVRTRAVTVSALVYCIQLPPARCEENCVNPEHCLTTDWVHLWYIWLLVVIGALLLLCGLTSACFRCCLSRQQNGEDEGRPPYEVTVIAFDHDSTLQSTITSLQSIFGPAARRILAVAHSHSPLGQLPSSLDTLPGYEEALHMSRFTVARCGQKAPDLPPVPEEKQVPPLDESPRVEHSSN; encoded by the exons ATGGACATGCCGTACCTGATCCTGGAGAAGCAGTTCAGCCCCATGGGGGTGCGAACCCGGGCCGTGACTGTCTCTGCCCTGGTATATTGCATCCAG CTTCCCCCGGCAAGATGTGAGGAGAACTGTGTGAATCCTGAACA TTGCCTGACCACAGATTGGGTGCATCTCTGGTACATATG GTTGCTGGTGGTAATTGGAGCACTGCTTCTTCTGTGCGGCCTGACTTCTGCGTGCTTCCGCTGCTGTCTGAGTCGCCAGCAAAATGGGGAAGATGAGGGCCGGCCTCCCTATGAAGTGACAGTCATAGCTTTTGATCATGATAGCACTCTCCAGAGCACTATCACTT CCCTGCAGTCAATATTTGGCCCTGCAGCTCGAAGAATCCTGGCTGTGGCTCACTCCCACAGCCCCCTCGGCCAATTGCCCTCCTCTTTGGACACCCTCCCAGGGTATGAAGAAGCTCTTCACATGAGTCGCTTCACCGTTGCAAGGTGTGGACAGAAAGCACCTGATCTACCCCCAGTGCCAGAAGAGAAGCAGGTGCCCCCATTGGACGAGTCTCCTCGAGTGGAACACTCTTCAAACTGA